One region of Streptomyces capillispiralis genomic DNA includes:
- a CDS encoding acyl-CoA dehydrogenase family protein, whose product MARLAQTAGLTDVQQEILSTVRDFVDKEIIPVATGLEHRDEYPQAIVDGLKELGLFGLMIPEEYGGLGESLLTYALCVEEIARGWMSVSGIINTHFIVAYMLKQHGTQEQKDHFLPRMAAGDVRGAFSMSEPGLGSDVSAITSRAVKDGDAYVLNGQKMWLTNGGTSSLVAVLVRSDEGHAEGTAPHRSMTTFLVEKEPGFGEVRPGLTIPGKIDKMGYKGVDTTELIMDDLRVPADRVLGGVTGRGFYQMMDGVEVGRVNVAARGCGVAQRAFELGVRYAQQRHTFGKPIAQHQAIQFKLAEMATKVEAAHAMMVNAARKKDSGERNDLEAGMAKYLASEYCKEVVEDAFRIHGGYGFSKEYEIERLYREAPMLLIGEGTAEIQKMIIGRRLLEEYRFQG is encoded by the coding sequence ATGGCCCGCCTCGCCCAGACCGCCGGTCTCACGGACGTCCAGCAGGAGATCCTCTCCACCGTCCGGGACTTCGTGGACAAGGAGATCATCCCGGTCGCGACCGGGCTGGAGCACCGCGACGAGTATCCGCAAGCGATCGTCGACGGCCTGAAGGAACTCGGCCTGTTCGGTCTGATGATCCCCGAGGAGTACGGGGGCCTGGGCGAGTCGCTGCTCACCTACGCGCTGTGCGTGGAGGAGATCGCCCGCGGCTGGATGTCGGTCTCCGGCATCATCAACACGCACTTCATCGTGGCGTACATGCTCAAGCAGCACGGCACGCAGGAGCAGAAGGACCACTTCCTGCCGAGGATGGCGGCCGGCGACGTCCGCGGCGCCTTCTCGATGTCGGAGCCGGGCCTGGGCTCCGACGTGTCGGCCATCACCTCCAGGGCGGTGAAGGACGGCGACGCGTACGTCCTGAACGGCCAGAAGATGTGGCTCACGAACGGCGGCACGTCCTCGCTGGTGGCCGTCCTGGTCCGGAGTGACGAGGGTCACGCCGAGGGGACGGCGCCCCACAGGTCGATGACCACCTTCCTGGTGGAGAAGGAGCCCGGCTTCGGCGAGGTCCGGCCCGGCCTCACCATCCCCGGGAAGATCGACAAGATGGGCTACAAGGGTGTCGACACCACCGAGCTCATCATGGACGACCTGCGCGTTCCCGCCGACCGGGTGCTCGGCGGGGTCACCGGCCGGGGTTTCTACCAGATGATGGACGGTGTCGAGGTCGGCCGCGTCAACGTCGCGGCGCGTGGCTGCGGCGTCGCGCAGCGTGCCTTCGAGCTGGGGGTGCGGTACGCCCAGCAGCGCCACACCTTCGGCAAGCCGATCGCCCAGCACCAGGCCATTCAGTTCAAGCTGGCGGAGATGGCTACCAAGGTGGAGGCCGCACATGCGATGATGGTGAACGCCGCACGCAAAAAGGACTCGGGGGAACGAAACGACCTTGAAGCAGGGATGGCGAAGTACCTCGCCTCCGAATACTGCAAAGAGGTCGTGGAGGACGCCTTCCGGATCCACGGCGGCTACGGCTTCTCCAAGGAGTACGAGATCGAGCGTCTCTACCGGGAGGCGCCGATGCTGCTGATCGGTGAAGGCACCGCCGAAATCCAGAAAATGATCATCGGCAGGCGACTGCTCGAAGAGTATCGATTCCAGGGCTGA
- a CDS encoding protein meaA, producing the protein MRTPRSSMTERQKDRPWLMRTYAGHSTAEASNELYRRNLAKGQTGLSVAFDLPTQTGYDPDHVLARGEVGRVGVPVSHLGDMRRLFQDIPLERMNTSMTINATAMWLLALYQVVAEEQGADLTRLQGTTQNDIVKEYLSRGTHVFPPGPSLRLTTDMIAYTVSHLPKWNPINICSYHLQEAGATPVQEIAYAMSTAIAVLDAVRDSGQVPRERMGDVVGRISFFVNAGVRFVEEMCKMRAFGRIWDQVTRERYGIEDPRHRRFRYGVQVNSLGLTEAQPENNVQRIVLEMLAVTLSKDARARAVQLPAWNEALGLPRPWDQQWSLRIQQVLAYESDLLEYDDIFEGSKVIEAKVEQLVADSFAEMERIQEMGGAMAAVESGYLKSQLVASHAERRARIESGEEKIIGVNAFEGTEPNPLTADLDTAIHTVDPAVEARVVASLRHWRDTRYQPPFNHPRPCKALEKLKEAARGTANLMEATLECARAGVTTGEWAGALREVFGEFRAPTGVSSAPVAVAAGEGSALSEVRHRVELTARDLGVGKLRFLVGKPGLDGHSNGAEQIAVRARDAGFEVVYQGIRLTPEQIVDAALAEDVHAVGLSILSGSHAQLVPDVLERLRVAGATDIPVIAGGIIPNGDAEELRAAGVAAVFTPKDFDITGIIGRIVDEIRNANKLDPLEVPA; encoded by the coding sequence CTGAGGACACCGAGGTCATCGATGACTGAGCGTCAGAAGGACCGGCCGTGGCTGATGCGCACGTACGCCGGTCACTCCACGGCCGAGGCGTCCAACGAGCTGTACCGGCGCAACCTCGCCAAGGGCCAGACCGGTCTGTCGGTCGCGTTCGACCTGCCGACGCAGACCGGCTACGACCCCGACCACGTCCTCGCCCGCGGCGAGGTCGGCCGGGTCGGCGTGCCCGTCTCGCACCTCGGTGACATGCGCCGGCTGTTCCAGGACATCCCCCTGGAGCGGATGAACACCTCGATGACGATCAACGCCACCGCCATGTGGCTGCTGGCGCTCTACCAGGTCGTCGCCGAGGAGCAGGGCGCGGACCTCACCCGGCTCCAGGGCACGACCCAGAACGACATCGTGAAGGAGTACCTGTCCCGGGGCACCCATGTGTTCCCGCCGGGGCCGTCGCTCCGCCTCACCACGGACATGATCGCGTACACGGTCTCCCACCTGCCGAAGTGGAACCCGATCAACATCTGCAGCTACCACTTGCAGGAGGCCGGGGCCACGCCGGTGCAGGAGATCGCGTACGCGATGTCCACCGCCATCGCCGTGCTCGACGCGGTGCGCGACAGCGGCCAGGTGCCGCGGGAGCGCATGGGCGACGTGGTCGGCCGCATCTCCTTCTTCGTGAACGCGGGCGTCCGCTTCGTCGAGGAGATGTGCAAGATGCGCGCCTTCGGCCGCATCTGGGACCAGGTCACCCGCGAGCGGTACGGCATCGAGGACCCCAGGCACCGCCGCTTCCGCTACGGGGTCCAGGTCAACTCCCTGGGGCTGACCGAGGCGCAGCCGGAGAACAACGTCCAGCGGATCGTGCTGGAGATGCTGGCCGTCACCCTCTCCAAGGACGCCCGCGCGCGGGCCGTGCAGCTCCCGGCCTGGAACGAGGCCCTGGGCCTGCCCCGCCCCTGGGACCAGCAGTGGTCGCTGCGCATCCAGCAGGTGCTGGCGTACGAGAGCGACCTGCTGGAGTACGACGACATCTTCGAGGGCTCGAAGGTGATCGAGGCGAAGGTGGAGCAGCTGGTCGCGGACTCGTTCGCGGAGATGGAGCGGATCCAGGAGATGGGCGGCGCGATGGCGGCCGTCGAGTCCGGCTACCTCAAGTCCCAACTCGTCGCCTCGCACGCCGAGCGCCGGGCCCGGATCGAGTCGGGCGAGGAGAAGATCATCGGTGTCAACGCCTTCGAGGGCACCGAGCCGAACCCGCTGACCGCCGACCTGGACACCGCGATCCACACCGTGGACCCGGCGGTCGAGGCCCGTGTCGTCGCCTCGCTGCGGCACTGGCGCGACACCCGCTACCAGCCGCCCTTCAACCACCCGCGTCCCTGCAAGGCGCTGGAGAAACTGAAGGAGGCCGCGCGCGGCACCGCCAACCTCATGGAGGCCACGCTGGAGTGCGCCCGCGCCGGCGTCACGACCGGCGAATGGGCCGGGGCGCTGCGCGAGGTGTTCGGCGAGTTCCGGGCGCCGACCGGTGTCTCCTCCGCCCCGGTGGCGGTGGCCGCCGGGGAGGGCTCGGCGCTGTCGGAGGTGCGCCACAGGGTGGAGCTGACCGCCCGTGACCTCGGTGTCGGCAAGCTGCGCTTCCTGGTCGGCAAGCCGGGCCTGGACGGGCACTCCAACGGCGCCGAGCAGATCGCCGTGCGGGCCCGCGACGCCGGGTTCGAGGTGGTCTACCAGGGCATCCGGCTCACACCCGAGCAGATCGTGGACGCGGCCCTCGCGGAGGACGTGCACGCGGTGGGCCTGTCCATCCTCTCCGGCTCGCACGCCCAGCTCGTCCCGGACGTGCTGGAGCGCCTCCGTGTGGCCGGTGCCACAGATATACCGGTGATCGCTGGTGGCATCATCCCGAACGGTGACGCCGAGGAACTGCGGGCGGCCGGAGTGGCCGCGGTCTTCACCCCGAAGGACTTCGACATCACCGGGATCATCGGCCGCATCGTCGACGAGATCCGCAACGCCAACAAGCTCGACCCCCTGGAGGTCCCCGCATGA
- a CDS encoding MaoC family dehydratase has translation MQFGRTYEEFEVGATYKHWPGKTVTEYDDHLFCLLTMNHHPLHMDTNYAEKTTDFGRNVVVGNYVYSLLLGMSVPDISGKAIANLEIESLKHVAPTFHGDTVYGQTTVLDKWPSKSKDDRGIVYVETKGYKQDGTLVCVFRRKVMVPTQTYIKERGGEQPGRPELKEQGK, from the coding sequence ATGCAGTTCGGGCGCACCTACGAGGAGTTCGAGGTCGGGGCGACGTACAAGCACTGGCCGGGCAAGACGGTCACCGAGTACGACGACCACCTGTTCTGCCTCCTCACCATGAACCACCACCCGCTCCACATGGACACGAACTACGCCGAGAAGACGACGGACTTCGGCAGGAACGTGGTGGTCGGGAACTACGTCTACTCCCTGCTGCTCGGCATGTCGGTGCCCGACATCTCCGGCAAGGCGATCGCCAACCTGGAGATCGAGTCGCTGAAGCACGTGGCGCCGACCTTCCACGGCGACACGGTCTACGGGCAGACGACGGTGCTCGACAAGTGGCCGTCGAAGTCGAAGGACGACCGCGGCATCGTGTACGTCGAGACCAAGGGCTACAAGCAGGACGGCACGCTGGTGTGCGTGTTCCGCCGCAAGGTGATGGTGCCGACGCAGACGTACATCAAGGAGCGCGGCGGCGAGCAGCCCGGCCGCCCGGAGCTGAAGGAACAGGGGAAGTAG
- the ccrA gene encoding crotonyl-CoA carboxylase/reductase produces MTVKDILDAIQSADATSEDFAALPLPESYRAITVHKDETEMFAGLETRDKDPRKSIHLDDVPLPELGPGEALVAVMASSVNYNSVWTSIFEPLSTFGFLERYGRTNELAKRHDLPYHIIGSDLAGVVLRTGPGVNAWRPGDEVVAHCLSVELESSDGHNDTMLDPEQRIWGFETNFGGLAEIALVKSNQLMPKPDHLSWEEAAAPGLVNSTAYRQLVSRNGAGMKQGDNVLIWGASGGLGSYATQFALAGGANPICVVSSPQKAEICRSMGAEAIIDRNAEGYRFWKDENTQDPKEWKRFGKRIRELTGGEDIDIVFEHPGRETFGASVFVTRKGGTITTCASTSGYMHEYDNRYLWMSLKRIIGSHFANYREAWEANRLIAKGRIHPTLSKVYALEDTGQAAYDVHRNLHQGKVGVLCLAPEEGLGVRDHEKRAQHIDAINRFRNI; encoded by the coding sequence GTGACCGTGAAGGACATCCTGGACGCGATCCAGTCGGCCGACGCCACGTCGGAGGACTTCGCCGCCCTGCCGCTCCCCGAGTCGTACCGCGCGATCACCGTGCACAAGGACGAGACGGAGATGTTCGCGGGCCTCGAGACCCGCGACAAGGACCCCCGCAAGTCGATCCACCTCGACGACGTGCCGCTGCCCGAACTGGGCCCCGGCGAGGCCCTGGTGGCCGTCATGGCCTCCTCGGTCAACTACAACTCGGTGTGGACCTCGATCTTCGAGCCGCTGTCGACGTTCGGCTTCCTGGAGCGCTACGGCCGCACCAACGAGCTGGCCAAACGCCACGACCTGCCGTACCACATCATCGGCTCCGACCTCGCGGGCGTCGTGCTGCGCACCGGCCCCGGCGTCAACGCCTGGCGGCCCGGTGACGAGGTGGTCGCCCACTGCCTGTCCGTGGAGCTGGAGTCGAGCGACGGGCACAACGACACGATGCTCGACCCGGAGCAGCGCATCTGGGGCTTCGAGACCAACTTCGGCGGACTCGCCGAGATCGCGCTCGTGAAGTCCAACCAGCTGATGCCGAAGCCGGACCACCTGAGCTGGGAGGAGGCCGCCGCGCCGGGCCTGGTCAACTCCACCGCCTACCGGCAGCTGGTCTCCCGCAACGGCGCCGGCATGAAGCAGGGCGACAACGTGCTCATCTGGGGCGCGAGCGGCGGACTCGGCTCCTACGCCACCCAGTTCGCGCTGGCCGGCGGCGCCAACCCGATCTGCGTCGTCTCCTCGCCGCAGAAGGCGGAGATCTGCCGGTCCATGGGCGCCGAGGCGATCATCGACCGCAACGCCGAGGGCTACAGGTTCTGGAAGGACGAGAACACCCAGGACCCCAAGGAGTGGAAGCGCTTCGGCAAGCGCATCCGCGAACTCACCGGCGGCGAGGACATCGACATCGTCTTCGAGCACCCGGGCCGCGAGACCTTCGGCGCGAGCGTCTTCGTCACCCGCAAGGGCGGCACCATCACCACCTGCGCCTCCACCTCGGGCTACATGCACGAGTACGACAACCGGTACCTGTGGATGTCCCTGAAGCGCATCATCGGCTCGCACTTCGCCAACTACCGCGAGGCCTGGGAGGCCAACCGGCTGATCGCCAAGGGCAGGATCCACCCGACGCTGTCCAAGGTGTACGCCCTGGAGGACACCGGCCAGGCCGCCTACGACGTCCACCGCAACCTGCACCAGGGCAAGGTCGGCGTGCTCTGCCTGGCGCCCGAGGAGGGACTCGGCGTGCGCGACCACGAGAAGCGCGCACAGCACATCGACGCCATCAACCGCTTCCGGAACATCTGA
- a CDS encoding adenylosuccinate lyase, translating into MDEELRTLTERLRTESGGSAAYDRLLAARDPDTLAAVLTEPGQPLWARELAAFRLGLAGDRRAFEALVLLLNHRDPPRCASAAHALARLGDPRTARAAAALATNELRVAYALHPVRLLTALRAPEAVPALITTLRRRLSPHDPYRKVALACVEGLGELGDARAEPVLTDALAHPALAEAAVRALSRIPRQRGSGRRVPGQR; encoded by the coding sequence ATGGACGAAGAGTTGCGAACGCTCACGGAGCGCTTACGGACGGAGTCCGGAGGATCGGCGGCGTACGACCGTCTCCTGGCCGCGCGGGACCCCGACACCCTGGCCGCCGTCCTCACCGAACCCGGACAACCGCTGTGGGCCCGCGAACTGGCCGCGTTCCGGCTGGGACTGGCGGGGGACCGGCGGGCCTTCGAGGCCCTGGTGCTCCTCCTCAACCACCGGGACCCCCCGCGCTGCGCCTCCGCCGCGCACGCCCTCGCCCGTCTCGGCGACCCGCGCACCGCCCGCGCGGCCGCCGCCCTCGCCACCAACGAACTCCGCGTCGCCTACGCCCTGCACCCGGTCCGCCTGCTGACCGCGCTGCGCGCCCCCGAGGCCGTCCCCGCCCTGATCACCACGCTGCGACGCCGGCTGAGCCCCCACGATCCGTACCGCAAGGTCGCCCTCGCCTGCGTGGAGGGGCTGGGCGAACTCGGCGACGCGCGCGCCGAACCCGTGCTGACCGATGCCCTCGCCCACCCCGCGCTCGCCGAGGCGGCGGTGCGCGCACTGTCCCGCATCCCCCGGCAGCGGGGCTCCGGGCGGCGCGTCCCCGGGCAGCGGTAG
- a CDS encoding GNAT family N-acetyltransferase codes for MTADDCERVAEIRIGGWQHAYRGLVPQPYLDGLDVAEDAARHRERLLRGDGGVVNLVAETGGGEVAGWAAFGPYRDGDRRTGDAELYALYLRPEHIGRGVGRALLTEAARRCAAAGHRRMYLWVLQGNAPARRFYERAGFRADGAVETFAVGGDEVPEVRYVKELAG; via the coding sequence ATGACCGCGGACGACTGCGAGCGCGTCGCCGAGATCCGGATCGGGGGCTGGCAGCACGCCTACCGGGGGCTGGTCCCGCAGCCGTACCTCGACGGGCTCGACGTGGCGGAGGACGCCGCGCGGCACCGCGAGCGCCTGCTGCGCGGCGACGGCGGCGTGGTGAACCTGGTCGCCGAGACGGGCGGCGGCGAGGTCGCCGGGTGGGCCGCGTTCGGCCCGTACCGGGACGGCGACCGGCGCACCGGGGACGCCGAGTTGTACGCCCTGTACCTGCGCCCCGAGCACATCGGCCGGGGCGTGGGGCGGGCGCTGCTCACCGAGGCGGCGCGCCGCTGCGCCGCCGCCGGCCACCGGCGCATGTACCTGTGGGTCCTCCAGGGCAACGCCCCCGCCCGCCGTTTCTACGAGCGGGCGGGCTTCCGCGCGGACGGCGCCGTGGAGACCTTCGCGGTGGGCGGGGACGAGGTGCCCGAGGTGCGGTACGTGAAGGAGCTCGCCGGCTGA
- a CDS encoding RidA family protein gives MSDLTRIPAPDGVAPAAQYTHVVTGTGRLVAVSGQLPLDEDGGLVGEGDAGAQARQVFENLRRCLAAAGATFDDVVKLTYFVTDMAHLPAVRAARAAHIPDDRLPAASAVRVAGLVRPEFLMEIEALAVVDA, from the coding sequence ATGAGCGACCTGACCCGCATCCCCGCTCCCGACGGCGTGGCCCCGGCGGCCCAGTACACCCATGTGGTGACGGGCACGGGCCGGCTCGTCGCCGTCTCCGGACAGCTCCCGCTCGACGAGGACGGCGGGCTCGTCGGCGAGGGCGACGCCGGAGCCCAGGCCCGGCAGGTGTTCGAGAACCTGCGCCGCTGCCTGGCCGCCGCCGGCGCCACCTTCGACGACGTCGTGAAGCTCACCTACTTCGTCACGGACATGGCGCACCTGCCGGCCGTCCGCGCGGCCCGCGCCGCGCACATACCCGACGACCGGCTGCCGGCGGCGTCCGCGGTCCGGGTCGCGGGCCTGGTCCGCCCGGAGTTCCTGATGGAGATCGAGGCGCTCGCGGTGGTGGACGCGTGA
- a CDS encoding HpcH/HpaI aldolase/citrate lyase family protein, translating to MTAHPSPPTTLSTGGSAAHLSVNRLRPRRSCLAVPGSNPRFLEKAQGLPADQVFLDLEDACAPLAKPEARHTIVKFLNEGDWTGKTRVVRVNDWTTEWTYRDVVTVVEGAGQNLDCIMLPKVQDAQQIVALDLLLTQIEKTMGFEVGRIGIEAQIENARGLNNVNEIAQASPRVETIIFGPADFMASINMKSLVVGEQPPGYPADAYHYILMKILMAARANDLQAIDGPYLQIRNVDGYREVARRAAALGFDGKWVLHPGQVEASNEIFSPSQEDYDHAELILDAYEYYTSEAGGRKGSAMLGDEMIDEASRKMALVVSGKGRAAGMTRTSTFEIPEG from the coding sequence ATGACCGCCCACCCGTCGCCCCCCACCACCCTTTCAACGGGCGGCTCCGCCGCGCACCTCTCTGTCAACCGCCTTCGCCCCCGGCGTTCCTGCCTGGCCGTACCGGGCTCGAACCCGCGCTTCCTGGAAAAGGCCCAGGGCCTCCCCGCCGACCAGGTCTTCCTCGACCTGGAGGACGCCTGCGCGCCGCTCGCCAAGCCCGAGGCGCGGCACACCATCGTGAAGTTCCTCAACGAGGGCGACTGGACCGGCAAGACGCGGGTCGTGCGGGTGAACGACTGGACGACCGAATGGACGTACCGGGACGTCGTCACGGTCGTCGAGGGCGCCGGCCAGAACCTCGACTGCATCATGCTGCCGAAGGTCCAGGACGCCCAGCAGATCGTCGCGCTCGACCTGCTGCTCACCCAGATCGAGAAGACGATGGGCTTCGAGGTCGGCCGGATCGGCATCGAGGCGCAGATCGAGAACGCCCGCGGCCTGAACAACGTCAACGAGATCGCGCAGGCCTCGCCGCGCGTGGAGACCATCATCTTCGGCCCGGCCGACTTCATGGCGTCCATCAACATGAAGTCCCTGGTCGTGGGCGAGCAGCCGCCCGGCTACCCGGCGGACGCCTACCACTACATCCTGATGAAGATCCTGATGGCCGCCCGCGCCAACGACCTCCAGGCGATCGACGGCCCCTACCTGCAGATCCGCAACGTGGACGGCTACCGGGAGGTGGCCCGGCGCGCCGCCGCGCTCGGCTTCGACGGCAAGTGGGTGCTGCACCCGGGCCAGGTCGAGGCGTCCAACGAGATCTTCTCGCCCTCGCAGGAGGACTACGACCACGCCGAGCTGATCCTGGACGCGTACGAGTACTACACGTCCGAGGCGGGCGGCAGGAAGGGCTCGGCGATGCTCGGCGACGAGATGATCGACGAGGCCAGCCGGAAGATGGCGCTGGTCGTCTCCGGCAAGGGGCGCGCCGCCGGCATGACGCGCACCAGCACGTTCGAGATCCCGGAGGGCTGA
- a CDS encoding TetR family transcriptional regulator, which yields MSQPAKSVRTPATTEPPESAAGSRAAAQRLKMRRELAAAAMELFATKGYEATTVDEIAAAAGVARRTFFRHFRSKEEAIFPDHDDTLVRAEAVLNAAPAHEHPLDTVCRGIKEVMKMYAARPEISVARYKLTREVPTLREAEIASVARYERLFTRYLLGHFDEHAHDDDANDDPLLAEVAASAVVTAHNHVLRRWLRAGGQGDVEAQLDHAFAIVRKTFGTGIMAGRRTAPPQPPAATVSPHGEVLVTVARTDAPLDEVMRTIEQALKER from the coding sequence ATGTCCCAGCCCGCCAAGTCCGTACGTACACCCGCCACGACCGAGCCGCCGGAGAGTGCCGCAGGCTCCCGCGCCGCCGCCCAGCGGCTGAAGATGCGCCGGGAACTGGCGGCCGCCGCGATGGAGCTGTTCGCGACCAAGGGGTACGAGGCGACCACCGTCGACGAGATCGCGGCCGCCGCCGGGGTGGCCCGCCGCACCTTCTTCCGCCACTTCCGTTCCAAGGAGGAGGCGATCTTCCCCGACCACGACGACACCCTGGTCCGCGCGGAGGCGGTGCTCAACGCCGCGCCCGCGCACGAGCATCCGCTCGACACGGTGTGCCGTGGCATCAAGGAGGTCATGAAGATGTACGCGGCGCGGCCGGAGATCTCGGTCGCCCGCTACAAGCTGACGCGCGAGGTGCCCACCCTGCGCGAGGCGGAGATCGCGTCGGTGGCCCGCTACGAGCGCCTGTTCACCCGCTACCTCCTCGGCCACTTCGACGAGCACGCGCACGACGACGACGCCAACGACGACCCGCTGCTGGCGGAGGTCGCCGCGTCCGCCGTGGTCACCGCCCACAACCACGTGCTGCGGCGCTGGCTCAGGGCCGGCGGCCAGGGCGACGTGGAGGCACAGCTCGACCACGCCTTCGCGATCGTCCGCAAGACCTTCGGCACCGGGATCATGGCGGGCCGGCGCACCGCGCCGCCGCAGCCCCCCGCGGCGACGGTGTCCCCGCACGGCGAGGTGCTGGTGACGGTCGCCCGCACCGACGCCCCGCTGGACGAGGTGATGCGGACCATCGAGCAGGCGCTCAAGGAGCGCTGA
- a CDS encoding 3-hydroxyacyl-CoA dehydrogenase family protein, with translation MATPLSHPSLPPLRTVAVVGLGTMGTGITEVLAAAGRDVVGVDISEAQAARCVAALESSTARAVERGRLTERQRTDLLARVTTSTDLTAAAGADLVIEVAPESYEIKQQILAALDRIVRPETVLATGTNALSVTRLAAGSARPERVLGMHFFNPAPAMKLVEIVSSVLTAPAAVAAVTDLALDLGKEPVAVGDRPGFVADGLLFGYLNQAAAMYEANYASREDIDAAMRLGCGLPMGPLALLDLIGVDTARTVLEAMYAESGDRLHAPAPVLRQLSEAGLTGRKAGRGFYTYEAPGSGTVVRDALTPPEGASPAAGRPVRSVGVAGSGTMASGIAEVFAKAGYEVVLAARSEEKARAAKGRIGKSLARSVDKGRMTAEVAAGALERVRPTGTYDDFADVDLAVEAVAEDLEVKRQLFATLDKVCRPGAVLATTTSSLPVVACARATSRPQDVIGMHFFNPAPAMKLVEVVRTVLTADDVHATVREVCGTIRKHAVDCGDRAGFIVNALLFPYLNNAIKMVQEHYASLDDIDAAMRLGGGYPMGPFELLDVVGLDVSLAIEKVLHREFRDPGLAPAPLLEHLVAAGCLGRKTGRGFREYAKR, from the coding sequence ATGGCCACTCCCCTGTCCCACCCCTCCCTGCCCCCGCTCCGGACCGTCGCCGTGGTCGGCCTCGGCACGATGGGCACCGGCATCACCGAGGTCCTGGCCGCCGCCGGCCGCGACGTGGTCGGCGTCGACATCAGCGAGGCCCAGGCCGCGCGGTGCGTCGCCGCCCTGGAGTCCTCGACCGCCCGCGCCGTGGAGCGCGGCCGGCTGACCGAGCGGCAGCGCACGGACCTCCTGGCCCGCGTCACCACCTCCACCGACCTCACGGCCGCGGCCGGCGCCGACCTGGTGATCGAGGTGGCGCCGGAGTCGTACGAGATCAAGCAGCAGATCCTGGCCGCACTGGACCGGATCGTGCGACCGGAGACCGTCCTGGCGACCGGCACCAACGCGCTGTCCGTGACCCGTCTCGCGGCCGGCTCGGCCCGACCCGAGCGGGTGCTGGGCATGCACTTCTTCAACCCCGCGCCGGCCATGAAGCTGGTCGAGATCGTCTCCAGCGTGCTGACCGCCCCCGCGGCCGTCGCCGCCGTCACCGACCTCGCCCTGGACCTGGGCAAGGAGCCGGTCGCGGTCGGCGACCGGCCCGGATTCGTCGCCGACGGCCTGCTGTTCGGCTACCTCAACCAGGCCGCCGCGATGTACGAGGCCAACTACGCCTCCCGGGAGGACATCGACGCCGCGATGCGCCTGGGCTGCGGGCTGCCCATGGGCCCGCTGGCGCTGCTCGACCTGATCGGCGTCGACACCGCGCGCACGGTCCTGGAGGCCATGTACGCCGAGTCCGGTGACCGGCTGCACGCCCCGGCGCCGGTCCTCCGGCAGCTCAGCGAGGCGGGCCTGACGGGCCGCAAGGCCGGGCGCGGTTTCTACACGTACGAGGCGCCGGGGAGCGGGACCGTGGTGCGGGACGCGCTGACCCCGCCGGAGGGCGCCTCCCCCGCCGCGGGCCGTCCGGTGCGCTCGGTGGGTGTCGCGGGCTCCGGCACCATGGCCTCCGGGATCGCCGAGGTGTTCGCCAAGGCGGGCTACGAGGTGGTCCTGGCCGCCCGCAGCGAGGAGAAGGCGCGGGCGGCCAAGGGGCGGATCGGGAAGTCGCTCGCGCGCTCGGTCGACAAGGGCCGGATGACCGCCGAAGTCGCCGCCGGGGCCCTGGAGCGGGTCCGCCCGACGGGCACCTACGACGACTTCGCCGACGTCGACCTGGCGGTCGAGGCGGTCGCCGAGGACCTGGAGGTCAAGCGGCAGCTGTTCGCGACACTGGACAAGGTGTGCAGGCCGGGCGCGGTGCTCGCCACCACCACGTCGTCCCTCCCGGTCGTCGCCTGCGCCCGCGCCACCTCGCGCCCGCAGGACGTGATCGGCATGCACTTCTTCAACCCCGCGCCGGCCATGAAGCTGGTCGAGGTGGTGCGCACGGTGCTGACCGCGGACGACGTGCACGCCACCGTGCGGGAGGTCTGCGGCACGATCCGCAAGCACGCCGTGGACTGCGGCGACCGGGCCGGGTTCATCGTGAACGCGCTGCTGTTCCCGTACCTCAACAACGCGATCAAGATGGTGCAGGAGCACTACGCCTCCCTCGACGACATCGACGCGGCGATGAGGCTGGGCGGCGGCTACCCGATGGGCCCCTTCGAGCTGCTGGACGTCGTCGGGCTGGACGTCTCGCTGGCGATCGAGAAGGTGCTGCACCGCGAGTTCCGCGACCCGGGGCTCGCCCCGGCGCCGCTGCTGGAGCACCTGGTGGCCGCGGGCTGCCTCGGCCGCAAGACCGGCCGAGGCTTCCGCGAATATGCCAAGCGCTGA